The sequence TCGAGTCCTGATCGTGATGAGTTCGACCCTGACGGCCATCTTTCTGGCCGTCATCTTTTTTGCCGGGTTCACCCAGGGCCTGACGGGCTTCGGGTCCATCCTCATTTCCGTGTCCATTCTGGCCATGGTCATGGATCTTCAGCTGATCATCCCCTTGGTCAG comes from Deltaproteobacteria bacterium and encodes:
- a CDS encoding sulfite exporter TauE/SafE family protein, translating into MMSSTLTAIFLAVIFFAGFTQGLTGFGSILISVSILAMVMDLQLIIPLV